Genomic segment of Malus domestica chromosome 15, GDT2T_hap1:
CGAGTACATAAAATGCTTCCTATGGGAAGGCCACACATCCGCCTTGGTATCAGAAGTATTGTAAATAACAGCACATGCAATAACCCCGCATGAAGTTGTGATCTCATTCAGCTTTCTGAAGAAACTAGCCTTCCTCTTTTTTAAGGTTGCTCTCCTGCTTGGTTCatgagaaatcaattcatgcttAGTCGTATTTTTAGCCATGCTTGGGAATACAAAGAAGCAGCAGGTACCTTCCGGAAGTTGCACATGAGATGGTTATATAGGGAAGTACTTCGGTGGCTGCAAGGAGTCAACTCAACCGTAATATTGCTCTTAACTGTAGCATCTTCAAGGatataggtatcacctataatTGGTCGGGAAAAGAGTAAGTATGGTATATAATTGAATAGGATTACTAAACAAGATTTTCAGCATTTAATTTGTCAACCAAATTCagttggaaaatgacgtttgtatttcatttaagaGTAAACAACCTTCTAAAAGGATATTCAACATACGACTAAGATTATTTGCATGACCTAGTGCATTTGTAGAATACATGATACTCGCACTAGTGGTGGTAGTTCTTACAAGTTTTACATGCTGGTTTTGCATCCGAGAAAGagagattttgttttgtttgttttgcttttcattgttattttcttttgctCTTCTAATGCATGGtgttcattttcttttcaaagGCTTATGCATATTATAATATCTTTTTCCAAGTGGCACAGATTTAGAGTCCACATAAGCGTAAAACGTGGGATTCACAGCGTCCACACAGACACTAAAAAGACTTACTAACAGGCTAGTTAATGGAAGGATCAATTTGTAGGTTTTATtttattaggttttattttatttcgggtagccgaccccacttagtgggaaaaggctttgttgttgttgttgttgttattttaTTTCGGGTATAAGTTTGAAAATGTGAAGGAGTACCTTGGAAACGATCCAAGAGTTTGGGGAGTTTTCTGTAGTTGATCCTAATAATAATAGAACTCTAAGaatcaacaaataaaaaaaattaataaaagaagtGAATTTCCAACCCTttgctaataaaaaaattaataaaagtagaTGATCCTAATAATAATCAAAGATTTCAGTTAAAAGTCCAGAGTAAACAGAGAACTATCTTAGCCAATAAAAGTTACCTGAAATATAGATAAGTTTCTGAGGTCAATTGCTTGGCTTGAAGATCAATCTCCAACAAGCGTCTCCATCATAAACAATATGGACCTTCCTTTTAACAATCATAATCCCATAGGAGGAATTGCAACTGATCTGGCATCTTAAGGAAAACACCATCTCCAGTTTAGGACTTTTGAGTAAAGTTGTGTAATCTGAACGAGGAAGAACAAAAACTGACACATTTAGGAGAAGAAACCTGCCACAGATGATACTGTTCCAAGGTCAAATGCTTCTCTACCAAGCAATCAATCAATTGCTTCTCTACCTAGCATTTCCAGTAATAAATGAAAGTGCTAGAAAAGGAAACTAGATGAAAGCATATAACAGATGAAGGAAAGCTAAAAAATCAAATCTGTAAAGATTTAAGGAAATATGTTTCTATTAGGgggggcgggggggggggggaacaaACAAGGAAACAATTTCAAAGCATTTAGGGATTTTCTTATTCCACGGTTTTGTCTTATTGTGGTCTAGTAATGGTCTCAATTCAACATAATGAACAAATTATATAGTCTCATACTTTTTTCTAGACAAATATTTCCTGGAAAAACTAAGAACTTGTTGATatgttaaaataaatataaagttAAAAGTCTACTCATGACTTTTTAGCGTACTATTTTCTATCGAAACAAACTGAGCCAAGGCAAATAACTTTGTCGCACTTTCCattaaactaaatttaaatCATTGAGATCAATAAATTATACCTAAATATACCATGCTCCTTTGACATATTTGTGTACCGATGAATCCAAATTAGTTTCCCATACGATGTTTCCAAATCTGTTTTAGCTTCGTCCCATGTACCTTCTTCCAAATAGGATCCATTTATTCTGTGTCTTTGAGTTTTGACCGAAGGACTCTTGTACTTCCGCAAGAGAGCATTTATCCAGGTATCCAGGTAATAATCTCAATTCTCAATACATATTACATACACAATGCAGCTACCAATAATCTCTACAAGAACAAGCACCATCTCTGAAATGATGAAAACGAATAGGATCTCTTAggattatttctcttttttccaCCTCAGAGAAGAGCTTCATTGTTGTATGACAATCACAGCAgactctcaaattcttcatCACCCTAATTGGAGCTGATGGTGGCAAGCTGATAATTCCAAAAGTTACAGCTAACTTTTACTGTGGTAGTTCACTTTGCTGTCCTTAAGTTACAGTTCAGAAGTAATCAACTTACCAACAATACAATCTATTTTCTGTATCTTACGCAACCAACCGAGTATATATTAATTGAACCATTTGGTGAGACCGATCGCCACTAACAAAAGAATGAACTTTGTTTCCTACCTCTATCCAACTTAGACCAGGTTCCTTCTTAACTCCTCGATTTTTCATCAGTTCCCTAATTCTTTTGGCCGGTAACTCTATCGCAGCATCATTGTAAATGTTGTACAGAAGAACATATGATGCAGCAGCTTGAGGTTCAAGATCAATTAGTTTTTCTGCAACACGTTTTGCAGCAACagtgtccatataaaccctgcAAGCACTCAACAAGGCTCGCCACATAACTGGATTATCCTCAAAAGATGAGTTGAAAATGAACTTCTCAGCATCTGCTAGCCTTCCTGCACGACCTAGGAGATCAACAACGCAGGCACAGTGCTCTACATTGGTTGACATGCCATAATCTTTCTTCATTGTTTCAAAATATCTGCATTAACAAGAAGAGTCAAGAAATTAACACACCCTGGAAGTGAGCATTTAAAGTGCATTCACAAGTGTTCATTTTTACAAACCAAATATTGGGTTGCAATTGAAAAGGCCTGACATGATGacctagaaacaaaacaacaacaacaacaacaaagccttttcccactaagtggggtcggctgtatgaatcctagaaagcCATTCCGCTCAGTTATGTGCCATGTCTTTCGTTAGATCCatgtactctaagtcttttcttagagtctcttccaaagtcacATGATGACCTAGAAACCACAAAATAAATTTCTAATGGCATACCTCTCCAAATGATTCCTATTCAATTATAAATTGATTCCCAGCAGTTCAACACTACAAAACAATACATTTTCCTCATTACATCTAAATGCTCCACGCTTTCTTCCCTTCATGACTTCTTAGATGGTTTACCTACGCTATTGTTAATTTCAGTTCCCTGCAACTTATCACCTCTTACTTTCCCAACCAAGTCCCAAATTCACGAAAATTACTTACTGAAAAAACTGAAGAGCAGAATATTAACCATTGGTGAATTGTGAACAAAAACAAGGAGTgagaagcataagatgaagTTTGTTTCACTTTCAAAAAGATTTGAGCTAAAAGAAAGAACAAGAGATGTGTGAAGAAGGAAAACGGAGGGAAATTGTTTATGTTACTGTATTTGGTTCCTTGAAGAATACGTAAGGAAATTCTTACAAATATACATACTTCGTATcttatttcacatatttttcccagaaactttgagaaggaaaatggAGTTATTTAATCTTGTTTCCTTATCTTTACGATTTTTATTTCAAATCAAACAAAAGcaatgaaatttaaattttcagtTTCTATAACCTACCGTAAACCTTCTTCTACTAGCCCTCCATGACTGCATGCAGTCAGAACTCCAAGGAAAGTGATGTGGTTGGGTGCAATTCCACAAGTCTTCATCAACTCAAAAAGATTCAAGGCTTCATTTGCACATCCATGTTGTGCTTTGCTACATATCATCACGGACCAGGAAACCACATCAGGATTCTCTATCTctgtaaaggaaaaattagcAGAATCAATATCTCCAGCTTTTGCATACATGCATATCTGTGAATTTTGAACAACAGTGAATTTCCCAAATCCAGCTTTTACAGCATATCCTTGGATCTGCTCTCCAGATCTTGCTGCAGCCAAATCAGCACACGCACCCAGCATGCTTGATATTATGAATTCATCAGGCTTCATTCCAGATTCCAGGAGTCtataaaataaatcaaatgcACTTTCAATTTCCCCATTTTGGATATAACCTGCAACCATGGATGTCCACGAGACAATATCTAGCCTAGGAGTTAAGTTAAAGCATCTCAACGCATAATTGGATAAACCCAAAGAACAATAGACATCAATAAGCCCACTTCCAATGAATTCATCTCCCTGTAGGTCATACTTGTAGACTTGAGTGTGAACTTGTTTCCCGTACTCAAGAGCTTCAACCGATTTACAAGCTCTCAATATGATTGAGAAAGTAAATGTTGATGGCTTGATTCCTAGCCTTTGCATCTCTGATAGAAGAT
This window contains:
- the LOC114821763 gene encoding pentatricopeptide repeat-containing protein At3g13880-like isoform X2 produces the protein MLLHKSGPPKPECPLSIQLFYPLVSNGQVKEPSKLPQPAPTPQQCSQLCHPNYSLDNVAYTKLVQHATKTGSSLHGKLAHAHIIKTSFKPCMFLLNNLLTMYSRLGEFDSARHLFDRMPKRNLISYNSLISGYNEVGLFDKAMGVFNEAKMAGLKLDRFTYAGALSVCGQTGDFELGKLVHGLIVVNALGSEVVLTNSLIDMYSKCGRVDHARNLFQSSDNLDLVSWNSLIACYARIGANEETLTTLVKMHQCGLSLNTYTLGSALKACGKILDNSGLFGKILHGYNVKLGLDLDVAVGTALLDMYAKTCGLGEAIQIFKFMPYRNVVLYNAMIAGFLQIETFSYGHANEVFNLLSEMQRLGIKPSTFTFSIILRACKSVEALEYGKQVHTQVYKYDLQGDEFIGSGLIDVYCSLGLSNYALRCFNLTPRLDIVSWTSMVAGYIQNGEIESAFDLFYRLLESGMKPDEFIISSMLGACADLAAARSGEQIQGYAVKAGFGKFTVVQNSQICIKAQHGCANEALNLFELMKTCGIAPNHITFLGVLTACSHGGLVEEGLRYFETMKKDYGMSTNVEHCACVVDLLGRAGRLADAEKFIFNSSFEDNPVMWRALLSACRVYMDTVAAKRVAEKLIDLEPQAAASYVLLYNIYNDAAIELPAKRIRELMKNRGVKKEPGLSWIEVGNKVHSFVSGDRSHQMVQLIYTRLVA
- the LOC114821763 gene encoding pentatricopeptide repeat-containing protein At3g13880-like isoform X1, with translation MLLHKSGPPKPECPLSIQLFYPLVSNGQVKEPSKLPQPAPTPQQCSQLCHPNYSLDNVAYTKLVQHATKTGSSLHGKLAHAHIIKTSFKPCMFLLNNLLTMYSRLGEFDSARHLFDRMPKRNLISYNSLISGYNEVGLFDKAMGVFNEAKMAGLKLDRFTYAGALSVCGQTGDFELGKLVHGLIVVNALGSEVVLTNSLIDMYSKCGRVDHARNLFQSSDNLDLVSWNSLIACYARIGANEETLTTLVKMHQCGLSLNTYTLGSALKACGKILDNSGLFGKILHGYNVKLGLDLDVAVGTALLDMYAKTCGLGEAIQIFKFMPYRNVVLYNAMIAGFLQIETFSYGHANEVFNLLSEMQRLGIKPSTFTFSIILRACKSVEALEYGKQVHTQVYKYDLQGDEFIGSGLIDVYCSLGLSNYALRCFNLTPRLDIVSWTSMVAGYIQNGEIESAFDLFYRLLESGMKPDEFIISSMLGACADLAAARSGEQIQGYAVKAGFGKFTVVQNSQICMYAKAGDIDSANFSFTEIENPDVVSWSVMICSKAQHGCANEALNLFELMKTCGIAPNHITFLGVLTACSHGGLVEEGLRYFETMKKDYGMSTNVEHCACVVDLLGRAGRLADAEKFIFNSSFEDNPVMWRALLSACRVYMDTVAAKRVAEKLIDLEPQAAASYVLLYNIYNDAAIELPAKRIRELMKNRGVKKEPGLSWIEVGNKVHSFVSGDRSHQMVQLIYTRLVA